In the genome of Raphanus sativus cultivar WK10039 chromosome 4, ASM80110v3, whole genome shotgun sequence, one region contains:
- the LOC108855597 gene encoding BEL1-like homeodomain protein 6, giving the protein MENYQEARFPPGNAMIHMNPTVSYSEEVAGRESTEANNVSASQERQVYSRFGGVSQMQDIQDFGSWRDQASDRSGFHLMSPIAVPTGVHQTGQGLSLSLGSQILPAIHQMNHQRMEPREEHCRGNEYATQSFPNVDVVRTIPNSKYLKAAQQLLDEAVNVKKSLKQFQPEGDKNKENPQEPDQTPQDSSTNPPAEISQSEKQEMHNKLTKLLSMLDEVDRRYKQYYQQMQIVVSSFDVIAGYGAAKPYTALALQTISRHFRSLRDAISGQIIVIRKCLGEQDGSDGKGVGVISRLKYVDQHLRQQRGFMQPQAWRPQRGLPENSVLILRAWLFEHFLHPYPKDSDKIMLARQTGLSRGQVSNWFINARVRLWKPMVEEIYKEEFTENDSNSSSENTPKMSEVRPIVADDEDPAQEFPQDRTKPDHEHGYGVETCGMVQGGHQMDGGRFMTVEPSYHVAEISRFGGGGVSLTLGLQNSQGRENVVAMSSEAYNSFPGVGIYGNDIPGAEMEYVNPESRQNRISSSQLVHDFVA; this is encoded by the exons ATGGAGAATTATCAGGAAGCTAGGTTTCCTCCCGGAAACGCAATGATCCACATGAACCCTACAGTTTCTTACTCCGAGGAAGTAGCCGGTAGAGAAAGCACTGAAGCTAACAATGTCTCAGCCTCACAAGAGAGGCAAGTATATTCAAGATTTGGTGGAGTTTCACAAATGCAGGACATTCAAGATTTCGGTTCTTGGAGAGATCAAGCGAGTGACAGGAGCGGTTTCCACCTGATGAGCCCTATTGCAGTCCCTACAGGAGTTCATCAGACTGGTCAGGGATTGTCCCTTAGCCTCGGTTCACAGATTCTCCCTGCTATTCACCAAATGAACCATCAGAGAATGGAGCCAAGAGAGGAGCATTGTAGAGGCAATGAGTATGCAACACAGAGCTTTCCGAATGTGGATGTTGTGAGAACAATTCCAAACTCAAAGTATCTCAAGGCAGCTCAACAGCTTCTAGATGAAGCTGTTAATGTAAAGAAATCTTTGAAGCAGTTTCAGCCAGAGGGAGATAAGAACAAAGAAAACCCTCAAGAACCGGATCAAACCCCTCAAGACTCAAGCACGAATCCTCCCGCTGAGATCTCTCAATCAGAGAAACAAGAAATGCATAACAAGTTGACAAAACTCTTGTCAATGTTGGATGAG GTGGATAGAAGATATAAGCAATATTACCAGCAGATGCAGATAGTTGTATCCTCCTTCGATGTGATAGCAGGTTATGGAGCCGCTAAGCCATACACAGCACTCGCTCTTCAAACCATTTCACGCCATTTCCGAAGCCTAAGAGATGCAATATCAGGACAAATCATTGTGATACGAAAATGCCTTGGGGAACAAGATGGTTCAGATGGGAAAGGAGTTGGGGTCATAAGCCGGCTTAAGTACGTTGATCAACATTTAAGACAACAAAGAGGTTTCATGCAACCTCAGGCTTGGAGGCCTCAACGTGGTCTACCTGAAAACTCTGTTTTGATTCTCCGTGCTTGGCTCTTTGAACATTTTCTTCACCC TTACCCGAAGGATTCTGACAAGATCATGCTAGCAAGACAAACAGGGTTGAGCCGGGGTCAG GTCTCAAACTGGTTTATAAATGCGCGTGTGCGTTTATGGAAGCCAATGGTGGAAGAAATATATAAGGAGGAATTCACAGAGAATGATTCCAACTCGTCCTCTGAAAATACACCAAAAATGTCTGAGGTACGTCCTATTGTTGCTGATGATGAAGATCCAGCTCAAGAGTTTCCACAAGACCGGACAAAACCGGATCATGAACATGGTTATGGTGTGGAAACTTGTGGCATGGTCCAGGGCGGTCATCAAATGGATGGTGGGAGGTTTATGACGGTTGAGCCTTCATATCATGTGGCTGAGATTTCAAgatttggtggtggtggtgtgtcTTTAACTCTAGGACTTCAAAATTCTCAAGGGCGTGAAAATGTTGTAGCTATGTCTAGTGAGGCGTACAACAGCTTTCCAGGGGTTGGTATTTATGGAAATGACATCCCTGGAGCTGAGATGGAGTATGTAAATCCTGAGAGTCGCCAGAACCGGATAAGTTCTTCACAGTTGGTACATGATTTTGTAGCTTGA
- the LOC108849231 gene encoding squalene synthase 1, producing MGSLGTFLRYPDDIYPLLKMKRAMEKAEKQIPPEPHWAFCYSMLHKVSRSFSLVIQQLGTQLRNAVCVFYLVLRALDTVEDDTSIPTDEKLPILIAFHRHIYDIDWHYSCGTKEYKVLMDQFHYVSAAFVELEKGYQEAIEEITKRMGAGMAKFICQEVETVDDYDEYCHYVAGLVGLGLSKLFLASGSEVLTPDWEHISNSMGLFLQKTNIIRDYLEDINEIPKSRMFWPRKIWGKYAAKLEDLKYEKNSNSSVQCLNEMVSNALTHIEDCLKFMASLRDPSIFRFCAIPQIMAIGTLALCYNNVQVFRGVVKLRRGLTAKVIDRTKTMADVYGAFYDFSCMLKTKVDKKDPNASKTLKQLEDVQQLCRDNGVLHKRKSYVNDKGQSNNLYIVMLMILLAIVFAYLRANGVVSDDEQ from the exons atggggaGCTTGGGGACGTTTCTGAGATACCCTGATGATATATATCCGCTCTTGAAGATGAAACGAGCGATGGAGAAAGCAGAGAAGCAGATCCCACCTGAGCCTCACTGGGCTTTCTGCTACTCTATGCTCCACAAGGTCTCTCGAAGCTTCTCTCTCGTTATTCAGCAACTTGGCACCCAGCTTCGTAACGCT GTGTGTGTGTTCTACTTGGTTCTTCGAGCTCTTGATACTGTTG AGGATGACACTAGCATACCAACTGATGAAAAGCTGCCCATCCTGATAGCCTTCCACCGCCACATATATGATATTGACTGGCACTATTCAT GTGGTACGAAGGAGTACAAGGTTCTAATGGACCAATTTCACTATGTTTCTGCAGCTTTTGTGGAACTTGAAAAAGG GTATCAAGAGGCTATTGAGGAAATAACTAAAAGAATGGGTGCAGGAATGGCCAAGTTTATCTGCCAGGAG GTAGAGACTGTTGATGACTATGATGAGTACTGCCACTATGTTGCTGGACTTGTGGGTTTGGGTCTGTCTAAACTCTTCCTAGCTTCCGGATCAGAAGTTTTGACCCCAGACTGGGAGCATATCTCCAACTCTATGGGTTTATTTCTTCAG AAAACAAACATTATAAGAGATTATCTTGAGGACATTAATGAAATACCAAAGTCCCGCATGTTTTGGCCTCGCAAGATATGGGGCAAATATGCTGCCAAGCTCGAG GACTTAAAGTACGAGAAGAACTCAAATAGTTCAGTGCAGTGCTTGAATGAAATGGTCAGTAATGCTTTGACGCATATCGAAGATTGCCTGAAATTCATGGCTTCGTTGCGTGATCCTTCCATATTTCGGTTCTGTGCTATCCCTCAG ATCATGGCCATTGGAACACTTGCATTATGCTATAACAATGTGCAAGTGTTTAGAGGCGTTGTGAAATTGAGGCGAG gtCTTACTGCTAAAGTGATTGATCGCACAAAGACAATGGCTGATGTCTATGGTGCCTTCTATGATTTTTCTTGCATGCTTAAAACAAAG GTTGACAAGAAGGATCCAAATGCTAGTAAGACACTAAAACAACTAGAAGACGTTCAGCAGCTCTGCAGAGACAATGGTGTTCTTCATAAGAG
- the LOC108855598 gene encoding protein CASPARIAN STRIP INTEGRITY FACTOR 2-like, whose translation MYLLQFVKKLGFVCLLVSATMFAFSSAGRPSILIYSQDDIHQELVERRIHEHERILRMNSRDYGQFSPTPKLVRPPSKLIPN comes from the exons ATGTATTTATTACAATTTGTGAAGAAACTAGGTTTCGTCTGCCTTCTTGTTTCAGCTACAATGTTTGCTTTCTCTTCCGCAG GCCGACCATCCATTCTAATCTATAGCCAAGACGATATTCATCAGGAG TTGGTGGAAAGAAGGATACATGAACATGAGAGAATTCTGAGGATGAATTCAAGAGACTATGGTCAGTTCAGTCCTACACCAAAGCTTGTCAGGCCTCCTTCCAAGCTTATTCCCAACTGA
- the LOC108848767 gene encoding bZIP transcription factor 11, which yields MDSSSSGTTSSTIQTSSGPEESLMEQRKRKRMLSNRESARRSRMKKQKLLDDLTAQVIQLKKENDEIVTSVSITTQHYLTVEAENSVLRAQLDELSHRLESLNDIIGFLDNTNGICSNPLSVPESDDFLVNQINMNMFYMNQPLMASEPHGIF from the coding sequence ATGGACTCGTCGTCGTCTGGAACAACTTCTTCGACGATTCAAACGTCGTCAGGACCTGAGGAGAGTCTCATGGAGCAGAGGAAACGGAAGAGAATGCTCTCGAACCGTGAATCAGCGAGGAGGTCGAGGATGAAGAAACAGAAGCTTCTTGACGATCTAACGGCTCAGGTTATTCAGCTCAAAAAAGAGAATGACGAGATTGTGACAAGTGTCAGCATCACAACGCAGCACTACTTAACCGTTGAAGCAGAGAACTCTGTTCTTAGAGCTCAGCTCGATGAACTTAGCCACAGGCTTGAATCTCTAAACGACATCATCGGTTTCCTCGACAATACCAACGGGATCTGTTCGAACCCTCTGTCTGTTCCAGAGTCTGATGATTTCCTCGTGAATCAGATTAATATGAACATGTTTTATATGAACCAGCCACTCATGGCATCAGAACCTCATGGCATCTTCTGA